The Micromonospora krabiensis genome window below encodes:
- a CDS encoding type I polyketide synthase: protein MDDSTATELSGDGDGIEPIAIVGLAARLPGAADVNEFWRNLVDGVESVTELTREEQLARGATTEEVDDPGWVNRAPLVDGYDEFDAGLFGMTSREAEITDPQHRLFLETCHTALEDAGYDPSRYDGAVGVYAGTGGNTYLHRYVLRNKRVGGSPHGAVSIATGNSPNYVATNVSYRLDLRGPSLTVHTACSTSLVAFHLACEALRNGECDMALAGGVNIELPHVGYLGMEGFTSPDGRCRPFDAGANGTVWGSGVGVTLLKRLSDAIADGDAIRAVVLGNAINNDGAGKVGFTAPSIDGQMEAIAQAVAMADVDPRTISYVEAHGTGTAMGDPIEVAALSAVYLRDTDDRGWCGIGSVKSNIGHLSQPSGIVSVIKTVLAMEHGLIPPTVNYETPNPAVEFADTPFYVANTLTKWDTDGGPRRAGVSSFGIGGTNAHVVLEQAPAAYRAPRRVRPAQLLHVSAQTATALDTAVQRLAARLTEAADAGPEHLADVAHTLRVGRREYPHRAAVVATDLPTAAAALLDARRGHRGVADGPAPRLCFLFSGQGAQYAGMGAQLYAEEPGFAAVVDECAELLRPELGLDIRDLILGREPDAGDRLTETRYTQPALFVVEYALARLWQDAGARSAAMIGHSIGEYVAATVAGVLDLPDALRVVAARGRLMQSLPAGSMLAVSLDESVIAERLPEGLSIATVNGPGTCVVAGETEAVAAFAELLKGKSKALRTSHAFHSPMMEPILDEFTALMASVTLRPPAVPFLSNVTGTWITDAQATDPAYWAAHLRRPVRFGDCVGTLLGEGTWQLVECGPGKQLANLARMQVAKASAEQRRLTPLGSLPGPGDATGDLATLLGAAAALWCGGVPVRLGADPQARRVPLPTYPFERRRYWVDPDPEQPRAATPTGPRPLPEWFAVPVWRQAAPEPGTGPLGRCLVFTAGPRGDALLADLRAAGAEPVEVRPGDAFAATGTGYRLRPAVREDYDTLVAALAVDGVPTRLVHALTLDGAPAGTDIAAAWAAQDGGFFSALHLVQALAGAGLTAEDGDLHLDLVTAGVGDVRGDDLVRPEHATLAGLARVLPAELPGLTVRLVDADPTDDGGRALLAELRRARDARRAEVALRGGRRWVADYEQVTLDAEGEPGALRDGGRYVITGGLGGIGITLAEDFARQARARLVLLARSGLPPREQWDDHLAVHGSDDRTGRAIAAIRRMEAAGAQVLVLAADVTDPADLRRVRAAAEEAYGGIDGVVHAAGLPGGGMAEIKERAEAERVLAPKLAGTLALAQVFGDLPLDFVVLCSSITAVVGGFGQVDYCAANAFLDAHARSGQGWRAPVLSQNWGGWAEVGMAVETAAPAGFRAAGRDTVTTAVDHPVLTTRVSAPDGTVLHGLVSAATHWVLDEHRIGGVPVVPGTAHLESVRAAVAAAVPAPAGDAAVELRDVVFLEPFAVPDGTVAQYRVELTPAEDGVDFAVRSLAGGVERTHVRGAAGWTREAAPAAGAATVTGRRVDDDASFGRGRTSMLTFGPRWNALREHHLADGEELARIEAPAEVAADLAAWGLHPALLDVATAFGRGQGSGTYLPLSYGRIVVRGALPARFTSHLRHRPSATDEVVAADLSLRDGDGRELVAISDFVLRRVDQGAVTGGLTAAAPTGAADGAPAGSGEDIRPVDGAEAFRRSLTAGLGAQVVIATRTVADIRDRAGRVTTESLEGEPETTAASPAATGGGSAAPTTELEIAIAQVWRDALGVAEVGVDDDFFSLGGNSLVAVQLIAAVRKATGVRLPMRSLFETPTVAGLAARIEELRTTTPATEEPAAAASIPAIPRLPRA, encoded by the coding sequence ATGGACGATTCGACCGCAACCGAACTGTCCGGCGACGGCGACGGCATCGAGCCGATCGCGATCGTCGGGCTGGCCGCCCGCCTGCCCGGGGCGGCCGACGTGAACGAGTTCTGGCGCAACCTGGTCGACGGGGTGGAGTCGGTCACCGAACTCACCCGGGAGGAGCAGCTGGCCCGGGGCGCGACCACCGAGGAGGTGGACGACCCCGGCTGGGTCAACCGGGCGCCCCTGGTCGACGGCTACGACGAGTTCGACGCCGGGCTGTTCGGGATGACCAGCCGGGAGGCGGAGATCACCGACCCGCAACACCGGCTGTTCCTGGAGACCTGCCACACCGCCCTGGAGGACGCCGGCTACGACCCGTCCCGCTACGACGGCGCCGTCGGCGTCTACGCCGGCACCGGTGGGAACACCTACCTGCACCGCTATGTGCTGCGCAACAAGCGGGTCGGCGGCAGCCCGCACGGCGCCGTGTCGATCGCCACCGGCAACTCGCCGAACTACGTGGCCACCAACGTGTCGTACCGGTTGGACCTGCGCGGGCCGAGCCTCACCGTGCACACCGCCTGCTCGACGTCGCTGGTCGCCTTCCACCTGGCCTGCGAGGCGCTGCGCAACGGCGAGTGCGACATGGCCCTCGCGGGCGGGGTGAACATCGAACTGCCGCACGTCGGCTACCTCGGCATGGAGGGCTTCACCTCGCCCGACGGGCGGTGCCGCCCCTTCGACGCCGGCGCGAACGGCACCGTGTGGGGCAGCGGCGTCGGCGTGACGCTGCTCAAGCGCCTCTCCGACGCGATCGCCGACGGCGACGCGATCCGCGCCGTCGTGCTCGGCAACGCCATCAACAACGACGGCGCCGGCAAGGTCGGCTTCACCGCCCCGAGCATCGACGGCCAGATGGAGGCGATCGCCCAGGCCGTCGCGATGGCCGACGTCGACCCGCGCACCATCAGCTACGTCGAGGCGCACGGCACCGGCACCGCGATGGGCGACCCGATCGAGGTCGCCGCGCTCTCGGCCGTCTACCTGCGGGACACCGACGACCGGGGCTGGTGCGGCATCGGGTCGGTCAAGTCGAACATCGGCCACCTCAGCCAGCCCTCCGGCATCGTCAGCGTCATCAAGACCGTCCTCGCCATGGAGCACGGGCTGATCCCGCCGACGGTCAACTACGAGACCCCCAACCCGGCGGTGGAGTTCGCCGACACCCCCTTCTACGTGGCGAACACCCTCACCAAGTGGGACACCGACGGCGGGCCGCGCCGGGCCGGGGTCAGCTCGTTCGGCATCGGCGGCACCAACGCCCACGTCGTGCTGGAGCAGGCGCCAGCGGCGTACCGGGCGCCGCGGCGGGTGCGGCCGGCGCAACTGCTGCACGTCTCGGCGCAGACCGCCACCGCGCTCGACACGGCGGTGCAGCGGCTCGCCGCGCGCCTCACCGAGGCCGCGGACGCCGGGCCGGAGCACCTCGCCGACGTCGCGCACACCCTGCGGGTGGGCCGGCGGGAGTACCCGCACCGCGCCGCCGTGGTCGCCACCGACCTGCCGACGGCGGCCGCGGCCCTGCTCGACGCGCGGCGCGGACACCGGGGGGTGGCCGACGGCCCCGCCCCGAGGCTGTGTTTCCTCTTCAGCGGCCAGGGCGCGCAGTACGCGGGCATGGGCGCGCAGCTCTACGCCGAGGAGCCAGGGTTCGCGGCCGTGGTCGACGAGTGCGCCGAGCTGCTCCGCCCCGAGCTGGGGCTGGACATCCGTGACCTGATCCTGGGTCGGGAGCCGGACGCGGGAGACCGGCTGACCGAGACCCGCTACACCCAGCCCGCCCTGTTCGTCGTCGAGTACGCGCTGGCCCGGCTCTGGCAGGACGCCGGCGCCCGATCGGCGGCGATGATCGGCCACTCGATCGGCGAGTACGTCGCCGCCACCGTCGCCGGCGTCCTCGACCTGCCCGACGCGCTGCGGGTCGTCGCCGCCCGGGGCCGGCTGATGCAGTCGCTGCCGGCCGGCTCGATGCTCGCCGTCTCGCTCGACGAGTCGGTGATCGCCGAGCGGCTGCCCGAGGGCCTGTCCATCGCGACGGTCAACGGGCCGGGCACCTGCGTCGTCGCCGGGGAGACCGAGGCGGTCGCCGCCTTCGCCGAGCTGCTCAAGGGCAAGAGCAAGGCGCTGCGGACGTCGCACGCCTTCCACTCGCCCATGATGGAGCCGATCCTCGACGAGTTCACCGCGCTCATGGCGTCGGTGACCCTCCGCCCGCCGGCGGTGCCGTTCCTGTCCAACGTCACCGGCACCTGGATCACCGACGCGCAGGCCACCGACCCGGCGTACTGGGCGGCCCACCTGCGCCGGCCGGTGCGCTTCGGCGACTGCGTGGGCACCCTGCTCGGGGAGGGCACCTGGCAACTGGTCGAGTGCGGGCCCGGGAAGCAGCTGGCCAACCTGGCCCGGATGCAGGTCGCCAAGGCGTCCGCCGAGCAGCGCCGGCTGACCCCGCTGGGCAGCCTGCCCGGGCCGGGCGACGCCACCGGTGACCTGGCCACCCTGCTCGGCGCCGCCGCGGCGCTCTGGTGCGGCGGCGTCCCGGTCCGCCTCGGTGCCGACCCGCAGGCCCGGCGGGTCCCCCTGCCCACCTACCCGTTCGAGCGGCGTCGCTACTGGGTCGACCCGGACCCGGAGCAGCCGCGGGCGGCGACGCCGACCGGGCCGCGTCCGCTGCCCGAGTGGTTCGCCGTGCCGGTGTGGCGGCAGGCGGCCCCGGAGCCGGGGACCGGCCCGCTCGGCCGCTGCCTGGTGTTCACCGCCGGTCCGCGCGGCGACGCGCTGCTCGCCGACCTGCGCGCGGCGGGCGCCGAGCCGGTGGAGGTACGCCCCGGTGACGCCTTCGCGGCCACCGGGACCGGCTACCGGCTGCGCCCCGCCGTACGCGAGGACTACGACACGCTGGTCGCCGCGCTCGCGGTCGACGGGGTGCCGACCCGGCTCGTCCACGCGTTGACCCTGGACGGTGCGCCGGCCGGCACCGACATCGCGGCCGCCTGGGCGGCGCAGGACGGCGGCTTCTTCAGCGCGCTGCACCTGGTGCAGGCGCTCGCCGGGGCCGGTCTGACCGCCGAGGACGGCGACCTGCACCTGGACCTGGTCACCGCCGGGGTCGGCGACGTGCGCGGCGACGACCTGGTGCGGCCGGAGCACGCCACGCTCGCCGGTCTGGCCCGGGTCCTCCCCGCCGAGCTGCCCGGCCTGACGGTCCGGCTGGTCGACGCCGACCCGACCGACGACGGCGGGCGGGCGCTGCTGGCCGAGCTGCGCCGGGCCCGGGACGCGCGCCGCGCCGAGGTGGCGTTGCGCGGCGGTCGCCGCTGGGTGGCCGACTACGAGCAGGTCACCCTGGACGCCGAGGGGGAGCCGGGCGCGCTGCGCGACGGCGGGCGGTACGTCATCACCGGCGGCCTGGGCGGCATCGGCATCACCCTGGCCGAGGACTTCGCCCGGCAGGCCCGGGCGCGGCTGGTGCTGTTGGCCCGCTCCGGCCTGCCGCCGCGCGAACAGTGGGACGACCACCTCGCCGTGCACGGCAGCGACGACCGGACCGGCCGGGCGATCGCGGCGATCCGCCGGATGGAGGCCGCCGGGGCGCAGGTGCTGGTGCTCGCCGCCGACGTCACCGACCCGGCCGACTTGCGCCGGGTGCGGGCGGCGGCCGAGGAGGCGTACGGCGGGATCGACGGCGTCGTGCACGCGGCGGGCCTGCCCGGCGGCGGCATGGCGGAGATCAAGGAGCGGGCCGAGGCCGAGCGGGTGCTCGCGCCGAAGCTCGCCGGGACCCTCGCCCTGGCCCAGGTCTTCGGTGACCTGCCGCTGGACTTCGTGGTGCTCTGCTCCTCGATCACCGCGGTGGTCGGTGGCTTCGGCCAGGTGGACTACTGCGCGGCGAACGCGTTCCTCGACGCGCACGCCCGCTCCGGCCAGGGCTGGCGGGCGCCGGTGCTGTCGCAGAACTGGGGCGGTTGGGCCGAGGTGGGCATGGCGGTGGAGACCGCCGCGCCGGCCGGCTTCCGGGCCGCCGGACGGGACACCGTGACCACCGCCGTCGACCACCCGGTGCTGACCACGCGGGTCTCCGCGCCGGACGGCACCGTGCTGCACGGCCTGGTCTCCGCGGCCACCCACTGGGTGCTCGACGAGCACCGCATCGGCGGCGTGCCGGTGGTGCCGGGCACCGCGCACCTGGAGTCGGTGCGGGCGGCGGTCGCGGCGGCGGTTCCCGCGCCGGCCGGGGACGCGGCGGTGGAGCTGCGCGACGTGGTGTTCCTGGAGCCGTTCGCGGTGCCGGACGGCACGGTGGCGCAGTACCGGGTCGAGCTGACGCCGGCCGAGGACGGGGTGGACTTCGCGGTCCGCAGCCTCGCCGGCGGCGTGGAGCGTACGCACGTGCGGGGCGCGGCCGGCTGGACGCGGGAGGCCGCGCCAGCGGCCGGGGCGGCGACGGTCACGGGCCGGCGGGTCGACGACGACGCGTCGTTCGGCCGGGGCCGGACCAGCATGCTGACGTTCGGGCCGCGCTGGAACGCGCTGCGCGAGCACCACCTCGCCGACGGCGAGGAGCTGGCCCGGATCGAGGCGCCCGCCGAGGTCGCCGCCGACCTGGCCGCCTGGGGTCTGCACCCGGCCCTGCTCGACGTGGCGACCGCGTTCGGCCGCGGTCAGGGCTCCGGCACCTACCTGCCGCTGTCGTACGGGCGGATCGTGGTGCGCGGGGCGCTGCCGGCGCGCTTCACCAGCCACCTGCGGCACCGGCCCAGCGCCACCGACGAGGTGGTGGCCGCGGACCTGAGCCTGCGCGACGGCGACGGCCGGGAACTGGTCGCGATCAGTGACTTCGTGCTGCGCCGGGTCGACCAGGGCGCGGTCACCGGCGGCCTGACCGCCGCCGCGCCGACCGGTGCGGCCGACGGTGCCCCCGCCGGGTCGGGCGAGGACATCCGCCCGGTGGACGGTGCGGAGGCGTTCCGGCGCAGCCTCACCGCCGGGCTGGGCGCCCAGGTCGTGATCGCCACCCGTACGGTGGCCGACATCCGCGACCGCGCCGGCCGGGTGACCACGGAGAGCCTGGAGGGTGAGCCGGAGACGACGGCCGCCTCGCCGGCCGCGACCGGTGGCGGATCGGCCGCGCCGACCACCGAGCTGGAGATCGCCATCGCGCAGGTGTGGCGCGACGCCCTCGGGGTGGCCGAGGTGGGGGTCGACGACGACTTCTTCTCCCTCGGCGGCAACTCCCTGGTGGCGGTGCAGCTGATCGCCGCGGTGCGCAAGGCCACCGGGGTCCGGCTGCCGATGCGCAGCCTCTTCGAGACGCCCACCGTGGCGGGCCTCGCCGCCCGCATCGAGGAGCTGCGGACCACCACCCCCGCAACCGAGGAACCGGCCGCGGCGGCGAGCATCCCCGCCATTCCGCGGCTGCCCCGTGCCTGA
- a CDS encoding non-ribosomal peptide synthetase: MTDILSISAVHGETLPWPDATLAELIVARAARTPDAVAVRQWDARLTYRELLDRAAGVAAALRGQGVGRQTRVGVCGHRRPELVATVLGVLLAGGCYVPLEPGGPRRRLREIAADAGVSVVVGDAAEAEFADVPGVVALPLPAPAAAPGPVTPGPARPGDPAYVLFTSGSTGRPKGVLTTHRNAVEFVHGVVALTGADAGVRSLGIASLGFDAATMDLFVPLLLGGSVQLLGADDRADPVRLARFVAAHEVNWGFITPTVLAMLDPAELPAWRVVLCGGEAVPAGLAARWAPGRTLLNGYGPTETTVLAVSGPLTATETDPVPIGVPLPNHRAYVVDERLRPVPPGETGELLIGGPGLADGYLNRPGLTAERFVPDPFADRPGERLYRTGDLVRLDPHGRIVYLGRADRQVKIRGQRIELGEVEAVLADLPGVDGVAVEAVPGPAGTELVAFLAPTDAPDDERLRAYAAPRLTAAMLPARVRRLAALPVSPTTGKLDRPALRALATVDRPTEDTPTDPRPDEPVEAAVARIWTRLLGAAPDPDTDFLAAGGNSIAAMRLVAALRAELGRHVDTRDVFAERTFAGLVGRVTAAATADGDGLTTGNPPTLSPPQRRLWFVDQLAPSSAPYNIAVAHRLHGPLDTAALGAALRAVAERHDVLRWRIPQTDGVPYAVREEPTDVAVPVVDLTGGVDREAELARMLAAGAGHAFDLATGPPWQVTVYRLGPDEHVLAITLHHAVFDGWSEAVLYDDLADAYAQAVAGRVPRLPALPATYADYAVWRAERDAHRGAADLAWWTSHLAGAPTVLDLPRDRPRPAVQTYAGAEAAVRLTEETDRAVRALAERRGTTVAAVLLAGFGELLARLTGGDDHVLGAIVADRRLAAFDDVVGFFIDTVPVRVRTAGASFAELVDRCAAELHEVTTHPGAPLERVVEALGVGRDTSRAPLVQMLFNVLNFVPPRLTLAGLAGEPVPVPKPGSPFDITVYVVERAGRVGVEVVHNPDLFDGERVEALLADLAALVGALTADPDAPARAVAVELPRPTVRVAQLGAMTVAATETPRSPLPAGPGGLTETEELIAGIWREVLERDRVGVTDNFFDIGGHSLALAAVHARLTAASGRSIAMLDLFRHPTIRSLAANLDGAADRPELARAALRAAARRSRTRRNPPRRPGGTAH, translated from the coding sequence GTGACCGACATCCTGTCCATCAGCGCGGTGCACGGGGAGACGCTGCCCTGGCCGGACGCGACGCTGGCGGAGCTGATCGTCGCGCGGGCCGCGCGGACGCCCGACGCGGTCGCCGTGCGGCAGTGGGACGCCCGGCTCACCTACCGGGAGCTGCTGGACCGGGCGGCCGGGGTGGCCGCCGCCCTGCGCGGGCAGGGTGTCGGCCGGCAGACCCGGGTCGGGGTCTGCGGACACCGCCGTCCGGAGCTGGTCGCCACGGTGCTCGGGGTGCTGCTCGCCGGCGGCTGTTACGTGCCGCTGGAGCCGGGCGGTCCGCGCCGGCGGCTGCGGGAGATCGCCGCCGACGCGGGCGTGTCCGTGGTGGTCGGTGACGCGGCCGAGGCCGAGTTCGCGGACGTGCCCGGGGTGGTGGCCCTGCCGCTGCCCGCACCGGCGGCGGCGCCGGGGCCGGTGACGCCCGGCCCGGCCCGACCCGGTGATCCGGCGTACGTGCTGTTCACGTCCGGCTCCACCGGCCGGCCGAAGGGGGTGCTCACCACCCACCGCAACGCCGTCGAGTTCGTCCACGGGGTCGTCGCGCTCACCGGCGCCGACGCGGGCGTACGCAGCCTCGGCATCGCCTCGCTCGGCTTCGACGCGGCCACCATGGACCTGTTCGTCCCGCTGCTGCTCGGCGGCTCCGTGCAACTGCTCGGCGCGGACGATCGGGCCGACCCGGTGCGGCTGGCCCGGTTCGTCGCCGCGCACGAGGTGAACTGGGGTTTCATCACGCCGACGGTGCTGGCCATGCTGGACCCGGCGGAGCTGCCCGCGTGGCGGGTGGTGCTCTGCGGCGGGGAGGCGGTGCCGGCGGGGCTGGCCGCCCGCTGGGCGCCCGGACGCACCCTCCTCAACGGCTACGGGCCGACGGAGACCACCGTGCTCGCGGTGAGTGGCCCGCTGACCGCCACCGAGACCGACCCGGTGCCGATCGGCGTGCCGCTGCCCAACCACCGGGCGTACGTGGTGGACGAGCGGCTGCGCCCGGTGCCACCGGGGGAGACCGGCGAGCTGCTCATCGGAGGGCCGGGTCTCGCCGACGGCTACCTGAACCGGCCCGGCCTGACCGCCGAGCGGTTCGTCCCGGACCCGTTCGCCGACCGGCCCGGAGAGCGGCTGTACCGCACCGGCGACCTGGTCCGGTTGGACCCCCACGGGCGGATCGTCTACCTCGGACGGGCCGACCGCCAGGTCAAGATCCGGGGCCAGCGCATCGAACTGGGCGAGGTGGAGGCCGTGCTGGCCGACCTGCCGGGCGTCGACGGGGTCGCCGTCGAGGCGGTGCCCGGCCCCGCCGGCACCGAACTGGTCGCGTTCCTCGCCCCGACCGACGCGCCCGACGACGAGCGGCTGCGGGCGTACGCCGCGCCCCGGCTGACCGCCGCGATGCTCCCGGCCCGGGTGCGGCGCCTCGCCGCGCTGCCGGTCAGCCCGACCACCGGGAAGCTGGACCGGCCGGCGCTGCGCGCCCTGGCCACCGTGGACCGTCCCACCGAGGACACGCCTACCGACCCGCGGCCCGACGAGCCGGTCGAGGCGGCGGTGGCCCGGATCTGGACGCGGCTGCTCGGCGCCGCCCCCGACCCGGACACCGACTTCCTCGCCGCCGGCGGCAATTCGATCGCGGCGATGCGGCTGGTCGCGGCACTGCGTGCCGAGCTGGGCCGGCACGTCGACACCCGGGACGTCTTCGCCGAGCGCACCTTCGCCGGTCTGGTCGGCCGGGTGACCGCCGCCGCCACGGCCGACGGGGACGGGCTCACCACCGGCAACCCGCCCACCCTGTCCCCGCCGCAGCGGCGGCTGTGGTTCGTCGACCAGCTCGCCCCGTCCAGCGCGCCGTACAACATCGCGGTGGCCCACCGGCTGCACGGCCCGCTCGACACCGCCGCGCTGGGCGCCGCGCTGCGCGCCGTCGCCGAGCGGCACGACGTGCTGCGCTGGCGGATTCCGCAGACCGACGGTGTCCCGTACGCGGTCCGCGAGGAGCCAACCGACGTGGCCGTGCCGGTGGTCGACCTGACCGGCGGCGTCGACCGGGAGGCCGAGCTGGCCCGGATGCTCGCCGCCGGTGCCGGCCACGCGTTCGACCTGGCGACCGGGCCGCCCTGGCAGGTGACCGTCTACCGGCTCGGCCCGGACGAGCACGTGCTGGCGATCACCCTGCACCACGCGGTCTTCGACGGCTGGTCCGAGGCGGTCCTGTACGACGACCTCGCCGACGCGTACGCCCAGGCGGTCGCGGGACGGGTGCCGCGCCTGCCGGCGCTGCCCGCCACGTACGCGGACTACGCGGTGTGGCGGGCCGAGCGCGACGCCCACCGGGGCGCGGCGGACCTGGCCTGGTGGACGTCCCACCTGGCGGGGGCGCCCACCGTGCTGGACCTGCCCCGGGACCGTCCGCGCCCGGCCGTGCAGACGTACGCGGGCGCCGAGGCGGCGGTGCGGCTCACCGAGGAGACCGACCGTGCGGTGCGGGCCCTGGCCGAGCGGCGGGGGACGACCGTCGCCGCGGTGCTGCTGGCCGGCTTCGGCGAGCTGCTGGCGCGGCTCACCGGCGGCGACGACCACGTGCTGGGCGCGATCGTCGCGGACCGCCGGCTCGCCGCCTTCGACGACGTGGTGGGCTTCTTCATCGACACCGTGCCGGTGCGGGTGCGTACCGCCGGGGCGAGCTTCGCCGAGCTGGTCGACCGGTGCGCCGCCGAGCTGCACGAGGTGACGACCCACCCGGGCGCGCCCCTCGAACGCGTCGTCGAGGCGCTCGGCGTCGGCCGGGACACCTCCCGGGCGCCGCTGGTGCAGATGCTGTTCAACGTGCTCAATTTCGTGCCGCCCCGGTTGACGCTGGCCGGGCTCGCCGGCGAACCGGTGCCGGTGCCGAAGCCCGGCTCACCGTTCGACATCACCGTCTACGTGGTGGAGCGGGCCGGTCGGGTCGGCGTCGAGGTGGTGCACAACCCGGACCTCTTCGACGGCGAGCGGGTCGAGGCGCTCCTCGCCGACCTGGCGGCCCTGGTCGGCGCGCTCACCGCCGACCCGGACGCGCCCGCGCGCGCCGTCGCCGTGGAGCTGCCCCGGCCGACCGTCCGGGTGGCCCAGCTCGGGGCGATGACCGTCGCGGCCACCGAGACGCCGCGGTCGCCGCTGCCGGCCGGCCCCGGCGGGCTCACCGAGACGGAGGAGCTGATCGCCGGCATCTGGCGGGAGGTCCTCGAACGCGACCGGGTGGGCGTCACCGACAACTTCTTCGACATCGGCGGTCACTCGCTCGCCCTGGCCGCGGTCCACGCCCGGCTCACCGCCGCGAGCGGGCGTTCCATCGCGATGCTCGACCTGTTCCGCCACCCCACGATCCGGTCGCTCGCCGCCAACCTCGACGGCGCCGCCGACCGGCCGGAACTCGCCCGCGCCGCGCTCCGCGCCGCCGCCCGACGCAGTCGTACCCGCCGTAACCCACCTCGCCGCCCCGGCGGCACCGCGCACTGA
- a CDS encoding lantibiotic dehydratase: MSHRFPLGDTGWWLWRDAVLRTAGFPAAGLAAFTAPEAAAAADALLAGDGTEDLFDKAFRAALLDTSAQADALAGDPLLREAVTWQNPGMLTALDGLRRTDATARNWRRREREGRLLRYWQRYCGKAETIGFFGPVCWVRLDPDDPDTRLDPGPALVSRRDVHFEAWALIAYADRLAEDLAVRRWWAPALPPHLSVAGRHLRRPLHPPLELTAAEARLLAYCDGRTPAVTVVERARADAETGLRTADDGYLLLDRLVGRGLLTWDAALPVSPRAERVLRDRLAAVGDPAVRAAVTEGFDRLCAARDAVAAAAGDADRLRVALAALDAEFTAATGGPATRQGGQMYAGRTVLYEETARDLTATIGAGVLDALATPLAIVLQAARWLTAEVGAALRGVLDELHAELRGDGPVRLADVWALAQGLLLAPDGPLAGASAGFTARWTELFGLDTVAADQPELRLRGDALADRAARLFAATGPGWPSARIHSPDVQVVARDVAAVNAGDFLLVLGELHPAYAPFDSVVFAPFHPDPAALRAGLDADLGPARARVLYPDGFPRVTTRTTYASTGPDDRQFGIDTARGADVDALVPATEVRVEPVDGELTAVLPDGGRWPLVEIFAHLLGSLLLDSFKLVAPAPHTPRITIDRLVVARRTWRTTAGESGLAEVTGDAERFLAVRGWRRRLSLPERVFVKTGTEVKPCYVDLTSPLHAQSLCQLVAAAARTGPDVSVVVSELLPAPEDTWVTDAQGRGHVSELRLQITDPRSYRGENG, translated from the coding sequence ATGAGCCACCGGTTCCCGCTCGGCGACACCGGCTGGTGGCTGTGGCGCGACGCGGTGCTGCGTACGGCCGGGTTCCCGGCCGCGGGGCTGGCGGCGTTCACCGCGCCGGAGGCCGCGGCCGCCGCCGACGCTCTGCTGGCCGGCGACGGCACCGAGGATCTGTTCGACAAGGCGTTTCGGGCGGCGCTGCTCGACACCTCCGCGCAGGCCGACGCCCTCGCCGGCGACCCGCTGCTGCGGGAGGCGGTCACCTGGCAGAACCCGGGCATGCTGACCGCGCTGGACGGCCTGCGGCGCACCGACGCGACGGCCCGCAACTGGCGCCGCCGCGAACGCGAGGGCCGCCTGCTGCGGTACTGGCAGCGCTACTGCGGCAAGGCGGAGACGATCGGCTTCTTCGGGCCGGTCTGCTGGGTGCGCCTCGACCCGGACGACCCGGACACCCGGCTCGACCCCGGCCCGGCGCTGGTGTCCCGCCGGGACGTCCACTTCGAGGCGTGGGCGCTGATCGCGTACGCCGACCGGCTCGCCGAGGACCTGGCCGTTCGCCGGTGGTGGGCGCCCGCGCTGCCCCCGCACCTGAGCGTCGCCGGCCGGCACCTGCGCCGACCGCTGCACCCACCGCTGGAGCTGACCGCCGCCGAGGCGCGCCTGCTGGCGTACTGCGACGGGCGGACCCCGGCCGTGACGGTCGTGGAGCGCGCCCGCGCCGACGCGGAGACCGGGTTGCGCACCGCGGACGACGGCTACCTGCTGCTCGACCGGCTGGTCGGGCGGGGCCTGCTGACCTGGGACGCGGCCCTGCCGGTCAGCCCGCGCGCCGAACGGGTGCTGCGGGACCGGCTCGCCGCCGTCGGCGATCCCGCCGTCCGCGCCGCCGTGACCGAGGGCTTCGACCGGCTGTGCGCCGCCCGCGACGCGGTGGCCGCCGCGGCCGGCGACGCGGACCGGCTGCGCGTCGCGCTCGCCGCGCTGGACGCCGAGTTCACCGCCGCCACCGGCGGGCCCGCGACGCGGCAGGGCGGCCAGATGTACGCCGGCCGCACCGTGCTGTACGAGGAGACCGCCCGGGACCTGACGGCGACCATCGGCGCGGGGGTGCTCGACGCCCTCGCGACACCGCTGGCGATCGTCCTCCAGGCGGCCCGCTGGCTCACCGCCGAGGTCGGCGCGGCGCTGCGGGGCGTCCTCGACGAGCTGCACGCCGAGTTGCGCGGCGACGGCCCGGTCCGGCTGGCCGACGTCTGGGCGCTGGCGCAGGGGCTGCTGCTCGCCCCCGACGGCCCGCTCGCCGGGGCGAGCGCCGGGTTCACCGCCCGCTGGACGGAGCTGTTCGGCCTCGACACGGTCGCCGCCGACCAGCCCGAGCTGCGGCTGCGCGGCGACGCACTGGCCGACCGGGCGGCGCGGCTCTTCGCCGCGACCGGCCCCGGCTGGCCGTCGGCCCGCATCCACAGCCCGGACGTCCAGGTCGTGGCCCGCGACGTGGCGGCCGTCAACGCCGGTGACTTCCTGCTGGTGCTCGGCGAGCTGCACCCCGCGTACGCGCCGTTCGACAGCGTGGTCTTCGCGCCGTTCCACCCGGACCCGGCCGCCCTGCGCGCCGGTCTGGACGCCGACCTCGGCCCGGCCCGGGCCCGGGTGCTCTACCCCGACGGCTTCCCCCGCGTCACCACCCGCACCACGTACGCGTCGACCGGGCCCGACGACCGGCAGTTCGGCATCGACACCGCGCGGGGCGCCGACGTCGACGCGCTCGTCCCGGCCACCGAGGTCCGGGTCGAGCCGGTGGACGGCGAGCTGACCGCGGTGCTGCCCGACGGGGGCCGCTGGCCCCTCGTGGAGATCTTCGCGCACCTGCTCGGCTCGCTGCTGCTGGACAGCTTCAAGCTGGTCGCGCCGGCCCCGCACACGCCCCGCATCACCATCGACCGGCTGGTGGTGGCGCGCCGGACGTGGCGGACCACGGCCGGGGAGAGCGGCCTGGCCGAGGTCACCGGCGACGCGGAACGCTTCCTCGCGGTCCGCGGCTGGCGACGGCGGCTCAGCCTGCCGGAGCGGGTCTTCGTGAAGACCGGCACCGAGGTCAAGCCCTGCTACGTCGACCTGACCAGCCCGCTGCACGCCCAGTCGCTCTGCCAGCTGGTGGCTGCCGCGGCGCGGACCGGCCCGGACGTGTCCGTGGTCGTCAGCGAACTGCTGCCGGCGCCGGAGGACACCTGGGTGACCGACGCGCAGGGCCGCGGGCACGTCAGCGAACTGCGCCTGCAGATCACCGATCCGAGAAGCTACCGGGGAGAGAACGGGTGA